In Pelmatolapia mariae isolate MD_Pm_ZW linkage group LG8, Pm_UMD_F_2, whole genome shotgun sequence, one genomic interval encodes:
- the LOC134632634 gene encoding liprin-alpha-3-like isoform X4, producing MMMCEVMPTISEDGRSGTGGGPTSPASAGIGGPGGAMGGGGFSGREPRGGGDEGGSTGNLESLMVNMLTERERLLENLRETQESLGTAQLRLRELGHEKESLQRQLSIALPQEFAVLTKELNVCREQLLEREEEIAELKAERNNTRLLLEHLECLVSRHERSLRMTVVKRQAQSPAGVSSEVEVLKALKSLFEHHKALDEKVRERLRVALERVSMLEDQLAASSQEVISLRDQIKRRQQGVDGGKDRLPNGPSSGLEDGELDRQREGEIERQRAELSQLRERLALMCRQVGEIEEQLAAARREVTKSEEANQKLQREVKEALCQREDMEERITTLERRYLSAQREATSLHDIKDKLENELASKESLHRQSEEKNRQLQERLDEAKQKLQQTLQRAETLPEIEAQLAQRVAALNKAEERHGNFEERLRQMEAQLEEKNQELQRARQREKMNDEHNKRLSDTVDKLLSESNERLQLHLKERMAALEEKNALSEELANMKKIQDDLLANKEQLIAELERVQLELDQLRGRPGSSYSRAGSVSSLPSTLFRRSLPGSASELRYPQGGGSLPAGYGSSSSGVVVRRHRGRWGTPRDDSNKYGEWDSSTMLGPGFEGGVEGGCSDDEEDRETMFGSELLSPSGQTDVQTLAIMLQEQLEAINKEIKLIQEEKESTELRAEEIESRVSSVALDASPLPPSSLGGRDSVGRGYMTPSITSSTLASPSPPSSGHSTPRLPHSPARESDKQNNKDGEECRALALIDSTPPPVPRALRLDRMTHTHPGAGLDDHREFRSLSADGATTASQDSLHKASKKKSIKSSIGRLFGKKEKGRIGAPGRESASLASTPSDDLGSADPLGLAKLGTGTVEKDRRSKKKHDLLEEACRQGLPFASWDGPTVVTWLELWVGMPAWYVAACRANVKSGAIMANLSDTEIQREIGISNPLHRLKLRLAIQEMVSLTSPSAPASTRSSTSNIWMTHAEMESLTAATKPACLATPFPCCSLKISFDVVFSI from the exons ATGATGATGTGCGAGGTGATGCCCACCATATCCGAAGATGGGCGAAGTGGCACCGGTGGAGGCCCCACCTCACCCGCCAGCGCGGGAATCGGAGGCCCGGGAGGAGCAATGGGTGGAGGAGGATTCAGTGGCAGGGAGCCCAGAGGTGGAGGAGATGAAGGAGGCAGCACAGGGAACTTGGAGTCTCTAATGGTCAACATGCTGACAGAAAGGGAAAGGCTGCTGGAGAACCTGAGGGAGACGCAGGAGAGCCTGGGTACAGCTCAGCTCCGCCTCCGTGAGCTTGGCCATGAAAAGGAGTCCCTTCAGAGGCAGCTATCAATTGCTCTGCCACAG GAGTTTGCTGTGTTGACTAAAGAGCTGAACGTTTGCCGGGAGCAGCTTctagagagggaggaggagatcgctgagctgaaggcagaaagaaacaacacaCGT TTGTTGCTGGAACACCTGGAGTGTCTTGTGTCTCGCCATGAGCGCAGTTTGAGGATGACGGTGGTGAAGAGACAAGCCCAGTCCCCTGCAGGGGTCTCCAGTGAGGTGGAAGTCCTCAAGGCCCTCAAATCCCTGTTTGAGCACCACAAGGCCCTGGATGAAAAG GTTCGAGAAAGGCTCCGTGTGGCCCTTGAGAGGGTGTCCATGCTAGAAGATCAACTCGCAGCGTCTTCTCAAGAG GTAATCTCTTTAAGAGACCAAATTAAAAGACGTCAGCAAGGGGTGGACGGCGGGAAAGAT CGACTGCCCAATGGTCCTTCCTCTGGACTGGAAGATGGGGAGcttgacagacagagagaagggGAGATAGAGCGGCAGAGAGCTGAACTCTCCCAGCTGAGGGAGAGGCTGGCCCTCATGTGCCGGCAG GTCGGGGAAATAGAGGAACAGCTTGCCGCCGCCAGGAGGGAGGTGACGAAGTCAGAGGAGGCCAATCAGAAGCTCCAAAGGGAAGTGAAAGAG GCCCTTTGCCAAAGAGAGGACATGGAGGAGAGGATTACAACACTAGAACGAag GTACCTCAGCGCCCAGAGGGAGGCGACTTCTCTACATGATATCAAAGACAAGCTGGAAAATGAGCTGGCGAGCAAGGAGTCCCTGCACAGACAG AGTGAAGAAAAGAACAGGCAGCTACAGGAGCGTCTGGATGAGGCGAAACAGAAGCTCCAGCAGACCCTGCAGAGGGCAGAGACATTACCTGAGATTGAGGCCCAGCTTGCACAAAGAGTGGCTGCTCTCAACAAG GCTGAGGAACGTCACGGAAACTTTGAGGAGCGACTACGGCAAATGGAAGCTCAACTTGAGGAGAAGAACCAAGAGCTGCAGAGG GCCaggcagagggagaagatgaaTGACGAACACAACAAACGCCTCTCAGACACTGTGGACAAACTTCTGTCAGAGTCCAATGAGAGACTTCAGCTGCATCTCAAAGAAAGAATGGCAGCACTAGAAGAGAAG AATGCTCTTTCTGAGGAACTGGCCAATATGAAGAAAATCCAAGATGATCTTCTTGCTAATAAG GAGCAGCTGATTGCTGAGCTGGAGCGAGTCCAACTGGAGCTGGATCAGCTGAGAGGAAGGCCAGGCTCGTCCTATTCCAG GGCGGGCAGCGTGAGCTCACTTCCCTCCACCCTTTTTCGAAGATCTCTTCCAGGGAGTGCCTCGGAGCTGCGGTACCCTCAGGGTGGAGGCTCACTCCCAGCTGGCTATGGCAGCTCCTCTAGTGGGGTCGTGGTCAGGCGTCACCGTGGCCGTTGGGGGACTCCTAGAGATGATAGTAACAAG TATGGAGAGTGGGACAGCAGCACTATGCTGGGTCCTGGGTTTGAGGGCGGCGTGGAGGGAGGCTGCTCTGATGATGAAGAGGATCGGGAGACTATGTTCGGGTCAGAGCTGCTCTCTCCCAGTGGGCAGACAGATGTACAGACTTTGGCCATCATGCTACAGGAGCAACTGGAGGCCATTAACAAAGAGATTAA GCTGattcaggaagaaaaagagagcacgGAGCTGAGGGCAGAAGAGATTGAGAGTCGGGTCAGCAGCGTAGCCCTCGATGCCTCACCTCTTCCACCCTCTTCACTGGGTGGACGTGACAGTGTCGGGAGGGGCTACATGACTCCCTCCATCACCTCGTCCACGTTGGCGTCACCCTCGCCACCCAGTTCTGGACATTCCACCCCCCGCCTGCCCCATTCACCCGCCAGGGAGAGCGATAAGCAG AACAACAAAGATGGTGAAGAATGCAGAGCACTCGCCCTGATTGACTCCACCCCTCCGCCTGTTCCTCGAGCCCTACGGTTGGACCGAATGACACACACTCACCCAGGGGCAGGCCTTGATGATCACCGTGAATTTCGCAG TCTCTCTGCTGACGGTGCCACCACAGCTAGCCAGGATTCCCTTCACAAAGccagcaaaaagaaaagcatcaaaTCCTCTATTGGTCGTCTCTTTGGCAAAAAGGAAAAGGGACGGATTGGTGCACCTGGACGTGAATCTGCCTCACTGG CCTCCACACCCTCTGATGACCTGGGTTCAGCTGATCCATTAGGTCTGGCTAAACTTGGAACTGGAACAGTGGAAAAAGATCGCCGCAGCAAAAAGAA GCACGACTTATTAGAGGAGGCATGTCGTCAGGGTCTGCCTTTCGCCTCATGGGATGGCCCGACTGTTGTTACGTGGCTTGAG CTGTGGGTCGGGATGCCAGCGTGGTATGTGGCAGCATGTCGCGCCAACGTGAAGAGCGGCGCCATTATGGCAAACCTGTCGGACACAGAGATCCAGAGGGAGATTGGCATCAGCAACCCTCTACACAGACTCAAACTTCGCCTAGCCATTCAGGAAATGGTCTCCCTCACCAGTCCGTCTGCACCCGCAAGCACTCGCTCT TCAACAAGTAACATTTGGATGACGCATGCTGAGATGGAGTCTCTCACTGCTGCCACCAAACCA GCATGTTTGGCTACACCTTTCCCTTGCTGTTCCCTAAAAATCAGTTTTGATGTAGTGTTTTCCATCTAA